The Alistipes finegoldii DSM 17242 DNA segment GGTAAATTTCATAGAGTCAAGAAAAACAATAACACTCATTCACTTGCAATCGTATGCGAAACAATATTCCATACTCGCAGGTGTGGAGTATTGTTTATTTGACTCAAGGTTTACCAGAACCTCCTAACAGATAGGCAATAGACTCCACACTTCTTTTTTTAACAAATGATCGTAAAGGAGTCAGCGGTCTCGCAAAAAAACAATCTTATGAATAAAATCCTCTTATTCCTTTTGGGTGGCTGTATAATTGGGAGTGCCATCACTATTTTTTCTGCACAAAACAAACAAAAAAAAATACCAACACAACAAAACGCAGAGTCAAAACAAAACACTCAACAAGAAGATAGAATATCTACAATTTCACCAAATATTCTTCTCGGATTTCATCTTGGAATGTCTAAATTAGAATATAATTCACTTATCAAACAATATAAGAACAGTGGCAAAATGTCGATATGGGATAACAACACATATTGCATGCATTGGTTTGAAACCCAGAACATAACCGTTCATGATAATTCAGTTGGCAATTTTACTAGCACACAATCGTTTTCCATAATCTTTGATATTCAACCCAAATTTGTCAATAATAAATTACATACTTTATCGATGTTAATCGAACCATTATATGATGATACAATATTAGTTCAAACATCAAATATTATTCTACTCAAAAATCATATATCTAAAATATTAGGTTCGCAACCACCCCTAAATTCATTTCACTGGACATTTTCAACATATACAGTCAATTTATCTCAAGAAAAAATCAAAAGCAAGTATTACGAAAAACATTATACATATTATCGACTAACTATAACAAAATAGATTTTTTAATTATGGCACTAATCAATTGTCCAGAATGTGGGAATAGCATTTCAGATCAGGCATCTCACTGCCCCAAATGCGGATATCAAATTAGTAATCACAGCTTCTTTCCCAAAACAGAAGGTTGCTTTTTACAATCAATGAATATGGGATGCCTAATATTAGTTATTATATTCCTTTTTAGCATAATCCTTTCGGAATATGACATACCAGAAGAAGACCTCCCAATAATAGGTATAATTACGATTATTGTATTTGGAATAATGATATGTTACAATTTTTTCAAAAAGAAAAAACAAAATCAATGATAATTTTTAAAAATGCCATAAATTTATAATTCCGAACGATTTTGTATTTTTGCATTATGACATCACTATTTCACGACATCATTTTCGGCCCGGTGCACTCACGGCGGCTGGGCCTTTCGCTGGGGGTGAACCTCCTGCCGACCGATTCGAAACTCTGCTCGTTCGACTGCATCTACTGCGAATGCGGCTGGAACGCCGAACACCCCGGCGGACGGCGATTCAACGCCCGCGAAGATGTCCGCACGCAGCTCGAAGCGACGCTGCGCCGCATGGTGGCGGACGGCACGCCGCCCGACGTCATCACCTTCGCCGGCAACGGCGAGCCGACCCTGCATCCCGAATTCGAAGCGGTGATCGGCGATACGATCGCCCTGCGCGACGCATTGTGCCCGTCGGCCAAAGTCTCGGTGCTCTCGAACGCCACCCAGCTCCACCGCGAAGAGGTGCGCCGCGCCCTGCTGCGGGTGGACAACAACATCCTCAAGCTCGACTCGGCGTTCGACGCTACGGCGCGTCTGATGAACAACCCCCAAAGCCCCGCCTACACCGTCCGCGGCGTCGTGGAGCAGATGAAGGGCTTCGACGGACGCCTGACCGTGCAGACCATGTTCCTGCGCGGCGAATGCGACGGACAGAAAACAGACAACACGACCGAAGAGGAGGTCTCGGCGTGGCTGCGGCTGATCGAAGAGATCCGGCCGCGGCAGGTCATGGTCTACTCGCTCGACCGCGACACCCCGTGCCGGACGCTCGAAAAGGTTCCGCGCGAGGAGCTGCAGGCCATCGCCGCCCGCGTCGAAGCGCTCGGCATCCCCTGTTCGGTAGCATAACCCGCCTGACGATGAGACTGCTCCTGTTATCGCTGTTGCTCGTTGCCGGTTGTACGGCGACCGCCCAGCGCCGTCCCACGGCGCGCGAACTGGGCGAACTGCAGGACAGCGTGTGGCGCCGTCTCGACATCCTGCGCACGACCGACCGGGGATTCGCCGCCTGCACACCGGAGCGCGAAGCATTCGACGGAATCGCGAACGCCGCCCGCACATCTGCGCCCAAGGAAATCGCAAGCGTCGCCGACGCCGTCCGGTCGTCCGGGACCGACGAAACCGAGGGGATCGTCCGCGTCCGTCTGCTCCGGGCCGACTCGGCGATGAAAGCCCGCTTCCGCCGTTACGTGCACGACAGCCCCCTGATCCGGCTCGAAGGGTTCGATCCCGACACGACGCCCTATCCGCCCGCCCCCGAAGGCACGCCGCCGCCCGACGGACTGAGCATGGACGCCGAATACGCCTTCTACCCTGCGGAGACCGACTGCGTACGGCTTACGATCCGCTACCGAGGCGATTCGACCGTCTATTTCGGGACGGACTACACCGTTTGCAGGTTCCAAAACGGCCGGTGGGAAACACTGCCGGGCGCCGACGCATGGAACTCCCTGCTGATCGGCATCGGCCGCCCGCAATTTCCCGTCCCCGGCGACGCCCGGCAGACGAAAGAGTACGCCTACGGCTTCACGGCCCGGCTCGCGCCGCGCGTCTATCCGTCCGTATACGCCCGTTACCGCATCTGCAAAAACGTTTACATGGAAAATCCGCACCGCAACTACCTGCTCACCGCCGATTTTACGGTGACGCCCTTCGTCCCGTTCACCCGCTTTCCGGAGCAGACGGGCGACAACAACTGACAAATCATGCAAATACTCCTCTCCTGCGCCAAAACGATGGCCGAAAGCACCTCCCTGCCGATACCCCGCACCACTTCGCCCCTTTACGGCGCGCAGGCCGGGGAGTTGGCCGGACAGCTGGCGACGCTCTCCACCGAAGAGCTGGCGAAAATCCTGCGCGTAAACCATCGGATCGCCGCGACGAACCGGCTCCGCTACAGCCGCTTCCACGACGATGCGGAGAGGGCGCTGCCGGCGCTGGCGGCCTACACGGGCATCGTGTTCAAACGGATCGCTCCGGCGGATTTCACGGCCGGGGATTTCGAATATGCGCAGGCGCACCTCAACATCACCTCGTTCCTTTACGGACTGCTCCGCCCGCTGGACGCGATCCGCACCTACCGGCTCGAAGGCGACGCCGTACTGCCCGGCCACGGCGAGCAGACGGTTTTCGAATATTGGCAGGACAAACTGACGGACGCCTTTCTGGAGAAGATCAAGGCCGACGACGGCATACTGGTCAATCTGGCCAGCAGTGAGATGAAGCGGCTGTTCGACTGGAAGCGCATCTGCCGCGAAGTGCGGGTCGTCACCCCCGAATTCCGCATCCGCGAAGACGACCGGCTGAAAACCGTCGTGGTCTATACGAAAATGTGCCGCGGCGAAATGACCCGTCATATCCTCAAAAACCGCATCGGCGATCCGCAGCAGCTGAAAGCGTTCGAGTGGGAGGGTTTCCGGCTGAATCCGACGCTCAGCAAAGCCGACGACTGGGTGTTTACGATGTAAGGAGTCCGGATATTATTCGGCGCAGACCGGCGCCTGTTTCGTTTCGAGCAGGGCTTTCAGAATACCCTCCTCGTCATAGCCGCAGAGGGCATAGAGCTGAGCCGGAGTTCCGTGTTCGACCCACTCGTCGCCGATGCCCAGCGAACGCACCGAAACGTCCAGCCCGCGTGCATTGAAAAATGCCGCGACGGCTTCGCCGACGCCTCCGCGCAGGGCGCCGTCCTCGACCGTCACCACGCGGCGGAACTTCGCACCCACTTCGAGGAGCAGTTCCTCGTCGAGAGGTTTGGCGAAGCGCAGGTCGTAATGGGCTGCGCTCACCCCTTCTTCGGCGGCGCGTGCGGCGGCGCGTGCGGCGGCGTTGCCGACCGTCCCGACGGTCACCAGCGCCACATCCGCTCCGTCGCGGAGCTTGCGTCCCCGGCCCACGGGCAGGGTTTCGAACCGCGCACCGCGCCACATCCGGCCTTCGCCGCAGCCGCGGGGATAGCGGATCATGAAGGGATGGCCGTACTGCAGTCCCGTATACATCATGCCGCGCAGTTCCAGCTCGTCCATCGGCGCGGCGATCGCCAGTGTCGGCACGCAGCCGAAGGCCGCCATGTCGAAGACTCCGTGATGCGTCACGCCGTCCTCGCCGACCAGACCGCCCCGGTCGAGACACATCACCACCGGAAGGTCCTGAATGGCGACGTCGTGGATCACATTGTCGTAAGCCCGCTGCATGAAGGTCGAATAGATATTGCAGAAGGGCACCATGCCCGCGGCGGCGAGTCCCGCCGAGAAAGTCACGGCATGCCCCTCGGCGATGCCCACGTCGAAACAGCGCGACGGCATGGCCTGCATCAGCAGATTCATCGAGCAGCCCGACGGCATGGCGGGCGTGACGCCCACGACGCGGCTGTCGCGTTCGGCAAGTTCGACGAGCGTCTCGCCGAACACGTCCTGATAGCGCGACGCCGAACCCGGCGACGAAATCCGCTCGCCCGTATCGGGATTGAACCGCCCCGGCGCATGCCAGACGGGCTGGTTGTGCTCGGCGGGCAGGTAGCCCTTGCCCTTTACGGTCATGACGTGCAGCAGTTTGGGTCCTTCGATATCGCGCAGCGCGCGAAGCGTCCGCACCAATTCCTTGAGGTTGTGGCCGTCCACGGGTCCGAAATAGCGGAAATTGAGACTTTCGAACAGATTGCTCTTGTTGAGCAGCCCCTGCTTGACGGCGTTGCCCGCCTTCTGGCAGAGACGCAGCAGGCGCGGCGTATGCGAAAGGATGCCCCACAACCGTTGCTTGAAGCGGTTGTAGTGGACCGAAGTCGAAATCTTGAGCAGGTAGTTTTTCAGCGCGCCCGTGGCCTGATCGATCGCCATGTTGTTGTCGTTCAGAATCACCAGCAGGTTGGTGCGCTTGCTGGCCCCGGCGTTGTTCAGCCCTTCGAAGGCCAGCCCGCCGGTCATCGAACCGTCGCCGATGACCGCCACGACCCGATACTTCTCGCCCCGCAGTTCGGCCGCCTTGGCCATGCCGAAGGCCGCCGAGATCGACACCGAGGCGTGTCCCCCGCCGAAAGCGTCGTATTCGCTCTCGGACATGCGCGGGAAGCCGCTGATGCCCCCCAGCCGGCGCTTGGTTTTGAACGCTTCGCGGCGGCCCGTGATGATCTTGTGGGCATAGGTCTGGTGCCCCACGTCCCACACGATCTTATCGGCGGGCGTGTCGAAGACATAATGCAGGGCGGCGGCCAGCTCCACAGCCCCCAGACTCGACGCGAGGTGTCCGGGATTTACCGAACATTCGTCGACGATATAGCGTCGCAACTCGTCGCAGTAAGCGCGCAACTCCTCCGCGGAGAGCCTTTTGAGGTCCTCCGGCGAATCGATATGTAGAAGCAGTCTGTATTCTTCCGGCGTCATGGCGAGACAAAGATAATGCAAGCAGGGCACAAAAGCAAGCCCGTCCGCCTTTTGGCCGGACGCAGCCTTTCCGGAACGGCGTCGAAAAGCGTGCGCACCGGACACCGCGCCGAATTTGTTCGGACACGGTCCGGAGGGCGTCTATTTTCTGTAAAGATAGTCATTGATGCCGGTTTTTTTCGAAAAAATTTCTATCTTCGCGTTACGGTAAATCCATTGCAACATGAAATACAAGAGAATACTCCTCAAACTGAGCGGCGAATCGCTGCAAGGTTCGCAGAAATACGGACTCTCGCCCGAAGTGCTCCAGTCCTACGCCGAACAGATCAAGGCGGCCGCCGGAACGGGCGTCCAGATCGGCATCGTCATCGGCGGCGGCAACATCTTCCGCGGACTCACCGGCGCCAAGAAGGGCTTCGACCGCGTGAAGGGCGACCAGATGGGCATGCTGGCCACGATCATCAACTCGCTGGCGCTGCAGTCGGCACTGGAGGACAACGGCGTGAAGGCCAAGGTACTGACTTCGATCCGCATGGAACCCATCGGCGAATACTACTCCAAGGCCCGTGCCATCGAGTACCTCGAAGCGGGCTATGTGGTGATTATCGGCGGCGGCACGTCGAATCCCTATTTCACGACCGACTCGGCGTCGGCGCTGCGCGGCATCGAGATCGAAGCCGACGTGATGCTCAAAGGCACCCGCGTGGACGGCGTTTACACGGCCGACCCCGAAAAGGACCCGACGGCCGTGAAGTTCGACCGGATCACGTTCGAGGAGGTGCTCGACCGCAGGCTGAAAGTCATGGACCTCACGGCGTTCACCCTTTGCCGCGAGAACGGACTCGGCATCATCGTCTTCGACATGGACACGCCGGGCAATCTGGGCAAAGTACTTGCAGGCGAACAGATCGGAACGCTCGTAACCGGGCTTTCATAGGAGCTTCCGGCCGGCACTCCGGACTCCGTGCGACAAAGTGCCCGACAAACCAAAACAACGAAAAAACATGGCGACAAAAAAGAGTAACAGACAATTATGGATCATGCTGGCGCTGATCGTCGCGATCGTCGCCGTCATCCTGCTGCTGCCTTCATGCGGCGGCAACAGCAGCAAAAAGGCAGGCGACGTCGAATCGACGACGCTCGTGAAGGCCGGCGACAAAGCCCCCGACTTCACGGTCGAGATGTTCGGCGGCGGCAAAACCGACCTCGCCGAACTGAAAGGCAAGGTCGTCCTGCTGAACTTCTGGGCCACGTGGTGTCCGCCCTGCCGGCAGGAGCTGGCGCGCGTGCAGAGCGACGTGATCGACCGTTTCGCAGGCCGCGATTTCGTATTCCTGCCCATCTCGCGCGGCGAAACGCACCAGACCGTGGCGGCGTTCCGCGAAAAGACCGGCTACTCCTTCCCGATGGGTCTCGACCCCTCGCAGACCGTCTACGACCGTTATGCGTCGAACTACATTCCGCGTAATTTCGTCATCGACCGCAACGGCAAGGTCGTGCTGGCGTCGGTAGGGTACGACCCCGAAGAGTTCGACGAAATGATCAAAACCATCGAAAAAACACTCGAATAACTATGGATACCAAAACGATTCTCAACGAAGCCTCCGGCCGTATGCAGAAGGCTATCGACCACCTCGAAGAGGAACTTCTGAACGTGCGCGCGGGCAAAGCCTCGCCCAACGCCCTGAACGGCATCATGGTAGATTACTTCGGCTCGCAGGTGCCCGTATCGGGCGCGGCCAGCGTCACGGTTCCCGACGCCAAGACGATCCTGATCCAGCCGTGGGACAAGAACATGCTCCGCCCGCTGGAAAAAGCCATCATCGACTCGAACATCGGCCTGACCCCCTCGAACAACGGCGAGCAGATACGCCTGACGATTCCGCCCCTGACCGAAGAGCGCCGCAAGGAGCTGGTGAAGCAGATCCGCGGCGAAGCCGAAACGGCCCGCATCAGCCTGCGCAACGCCCGCCGCGACGCCGTCGAGGCATTCAAGAAGGCCCAGAAGGAGGGCATGCCCGAAGACGAATCGAAGGACGGCGAAACCCAGTCGCAGAAGCTGTTGGAAAAATTCTCTAAGCTGCTCGACGAAGCGCTCCTGAAGAAAGAGAAGGAGATCATGACCGTCTGAAACGGTTTCATCCGCATGAAAATCCGGCCCGATTCGTATATTGGCCGGATTTTTTCATATATTTGCCCCTCCTAAACATTCCGTCCCGATGAAAAAGCCATTCCGCAAGATTTCGGTCCTGATCGTATTGTTTTCGCTGTTCGGCATACAGAACGCAGCATCGCAGGGCTACGTCAAACTCAACGCGCTCTATGCGCTGGTCGGCGTCGTAAACCCCTCTGTGGAATTCGCCATATCCCCCAAATCGACCCTGCAGACCGACATCGTGGTCTCGCCGTGGAAGTCGATCAACCAAAAGCATATGACCTTCGCCATCTTCATGGGCGAATACCGCCGCTACTTCAAGGAGCACAACCGGGGCTGGTATCTGGGCGCCAATATCGGCATGATGGCTTTCGACATGTCTAAACCCTATATCGAAGGCTGGAAGCTGAAATTCGAAGACCGCTACTGCAAAGGCTACGGCATGATGATCGGCCTGTGCGTGGGTTACGAACACCAGTTCGGGGAGCGGTGGCTGCTCGACGCCTTCTTCGGATGGGCATGGATGGACAGCCACTACAACGGATACAGTTTCGACGGCAAGGTAGACATGTATCCCCACCGTCCGGTGCAGCCGGAGAACCCCGATCCGTTCAACGGCTCGTCGGAGTGGTATCCCAACAAGCTCGGCGTCTCGATCGGCTACCGGATTTTCATGCCCAAGCGCCTGCGCACCGACAGCTCCTGCTGCAGATAGACGGCACGGATTGCGGGAGACGGCCGCAAACGACGGACAACCATAAACGCCCTGCTCCTCAAAGAGCAGGACGTTTCGTCTTGCCGGATGTGTCCGAACAGGTTACGGGCCGGCAAAACAGCCCTGCGACACTCCGAAAGAAAACGCCGGTTTCGAAACGTCCGACTCCGCAGGTTCTGCCCGTTCTTCCGCTAATTCGACCGACTCCGCAAGTTCCACTGCCTCTGCGAGGAGGGGCTGCGGAATCTGCGGAGCTGCCGGTTTTGCCGACTCTGTCCGTTCCGCCGCACGGCATGATCCGGACGGCGCACTACATGCGCAAAAAAAACGGAAGCGGGGTGAAAATACCCCGCTTCCGCGTTCTGACGATGCGCGGCCTGCGCCGCAGTCATCGGGAATTACTTAACCTTCGGGCCGGCAGCTACGAGCTTCTTGCCTTCCTCGTTGCCCGTGAACTTCACGAAGTTCTTTACGAAGCGGTTTGCGAGGTCCTCGGCCTTCACGTCCCAATCCTTGGCGTTCTTGTAGGTGTCGCGCGGATCGAGGATCTTGGGATCCACGCCGGGCAGAGCCGTCGGGATCTTGAAGTCGAAGATGGGCAGCGTCTTGGTCTCGGCCTTGTCGATCGAACCGTCGAGGATGGCGTCGATGATACCGCGCGTATCCTTGATCGAGATACGTTTGCCGGTGCCGTTCCAACCCGTGTTCACGAGGTAAGCCTTGGCGCCCGACTTCTGCATCTTCTTCACCAGCTCCTCACCGTACTTGGTGGGGTGCAGCGAAAGGAACGCTGCGCCGAAGCAGGCCGAGAAGGTCGGAGTCGGCTCGGTGATGCCGCGCTCGGTACCTGCCAGCTTGGCGGTGAATCCGGAGAGGAAGTAGTACTTGGTCTGCTCGGCGTTCAGGATCGAAACCGGGGGCAGCACGCCGAATGCGTCGGCCGAGAGGAAGATCACCTTCTTGGCGGCCGGAGCCTTCGATACGGGCTTCACGATGTTTTCGATGTGGAAGATCGGGTACGATACGCGGGTATTCTCCGTAACCGACTTGTCGGAGAAGTCGATCTTGCCCTTCTTGTCTACCGTCACGTTCTCCAGCAGCGCGTTGCGGCGGATGGCGTTCCAGATGTCGGGCTCGTTCTCCTGCGAGAGGTTGATAACCTTGGCGTAGCAGCCGCCCTCGAAGTTGAATACGCCGTCGTCGTCCCAGCCGTGCTCGTCGTCGCCGATCAGCTCGCGCTTCGGGTCGGTCGAAAGCGTGGTCTTGCCGGTTCCCGACAGACCGAAGAAGATAGCCGTCTCGCCTTTGGCGTTGGTGTTGGCCGAGCAGTGCATCGAAGCCATGCCCTTGAGCGGAAGCAGGTAGTTCATGTAGGAGAACATGCCCTTCTTCATCTCGCCGCCGTACCACGTGTTGATGATGACCTGCATCTTCTCGGTGAGGTTGAAGACGACGGCCGTCTCCGAGTTCAGACCGAGTTTCTTGTAGTTCTTGACCTTGGCCTTCGATGCGTTGAGCACGACGAAATCGGGCTCGCCGTAATTCTCCAGTTCGGCGTCGGTCGGACGGATGAACATGTTCTTAACGAAGTGCGCCTGCCAAGCCACCTCCATGATGAAGCGGATCTTCAGACGCGAGTTCTCGTTGGCGCCGCAGAAAGTATCGACGACGTAAAGCTTCTTGCCCGACAGCTCCTGCGAAGCGATCTTCTTCAGCTCTTTCCAAGCCGCCTTGGTTACGGGCTTGTTGTCGTTCTTATACTCGTCGGAAGTCCACCAGATCGTATCTTTCGTGGTCTCGTCCATTACGAAGAACTTGTCTTTGGGCGAACGGCCGGTGTAAACGCCGGTCATCACGTTCACGGCGCCCATTTCGGTCTCCTGACCCTTTTCGAAGCCGCGGAGGCCCTTCTTGGTCTCCTCGCGGAAGAGTTCGTCGTACGACGGATTGTACACGATCTCGGTCACACCCGTGATCCCGTACTTTTTCAAATCCATTTTGTTCATAGCAATCGTTATTTTTAATAAAACATCAAATCCAAGATTTAACCTAACCGTCGAAATCCGCGCATGCGGACTTTAACCGCACAAAGGTAGAAAAACTTTTACACTTGTGAAAAAATTAACAGTGAAAAACACAAAAAAAGAACATTATTTTTTCCGGCACCCGTATATGATTCATTTATAACTTCGTATCTCCTCCGCCCGAAGCCGCGCACAGCTCAGGAACTGCGGACATACCGCAAACATGCTGCCGCGATTTCCGGTTGTGCCGGACGAATCCGGCAGCCTCCGAAAAACGCGGAGCGCACCGGCTTTCGGCCTGTTTCGGAAAAATCGGAAAATAATGTGCCGCCGTCTCCGTTTTTTTCTTAACTTTGGTAACCATGGCCGGACTCTATTTCCACATACCCTTCTGCAAGCGCGTCTGCGCCTACTGCGACTTTTACAAAAGCGCCGACCTGCGGCGCATGGACGACCTGCTGGCGGCCATGCACCGCGAACTGGACGACCGGCGCGGCTATCCGGGCGGCGAAGCGGTGACGACCCGCTATTTCGGCGGCGGAACGCCGTCGCTCTGCACGCCCGAAGCGATCAGGGGACTGCTGGACCACGCCGCACGACTCTTCGACTGCTCCGGCGCCGAAGAGACGACGCTCGAAGCCAATCCCGACGACCTGACGGCCGAGTACCTCGACGGGCTGCTCGAAGCGGGCATCGACCGCCTTTCGATCGGCGTACAGTCGTTCGACGACGACTGCCTGAAGCTGATGAACCGCCGCCACACGGCCGCGCAGGCGGCCGAAGCGGTCCGCGCTGCGCAGCGCGCCGGATTCGGCAACATCACCCTCGATCTGATCTTCGGCGTGCCGGGTTTCGGCGGCGATACGCTGCGCCGCTCGCTCGATACGGCCCTTTCGCTCGGCGTACAGCATATTTCGGCATACCATTTGACCGTCGAACCCGATACGGCTTTCGGACGGCGCGCCGCGCGGGGCGAATTCCGGGCCGTGGACGAGCAGATCAGCGAAACGGAGTTCCTCACGGTCCACCACACGCTGACCGGAGCGGGATTCGAACACTACGAAGTCTCGAATTTCGCCCTTCCGGGCTTCCGCGCCCGCCACAACGCGGCGTACTGGCACGGCGCGAAGTACCTCGGCATCGGTCCTGCGGCGC contains these protein-coding regions:
- the hemW gene encoding radical SAM family heme chaperone HemW; translation: MAGLYFHIPFCKRVCAYCDFYKSADLRRMDDLLAAMHRELDDRRGYPGGEAVTTRYFGGGTPSLCTPEAIRGLLDHAARLFDCSGAEETTLEANPDDLTAEYLDGLLEAGIDRLSIGVQSFDDDCLKLMNRRHTAAQAAEAVRAAQRAGFGNITLDLIFGVPGFGGDTLRRSLDTALSLGVQHISAYHLTVEPDTAFGRRAARGEFRAVDEQISETEFLTVHHTLTGAGFEHYEVSNFALPGFRARHNAAYWHGAKYLGIGPAAHSFDGEERHWNVGSVERYIAGDPAERELLTNRDRFNEYVMTALRTAEGIDTREVAARFGTKRLERMREEAAPYLQSGALRDAGGRLAVPPERFLISDAVIEALFET
- a CDS encoding DUF3575 domain-containing protein, whose translation is MKKPFRKISVLIVLFSLFGIQNAASQGYVKLNALYALVGVVNPSVEFAISPKSTLQTDIVVSPWKSINQKHMTFAIFMGEYRRYFKEHNRGWYLGANIGMMAFDMSKPYIEGWKLKFEDRYCKGYGMMIGLCVGYEHQFGERWLLDAFFGWAWMDSHYNGYSFDGKVDMYPHRPVQPENPDPFNGSSEWYPNKLGVSIGYRIFMPKRLRTDSSCCR
- a CDS encoding YaaA family protein; protein product: MQILLSCAKTMAESTSLPIPRTTSPLYGAQAGELAGQLATLSTEELAKILRVNHRIAATNRLRYSRFHDDAERALPALAAYTGIVFKRIAPADFTAGDFEYAQAHLNITSFLYGLLRPLDAIRTYRLEGDAVLPGHGEQTVFEYWQDKLTDAFLEKIKADDGILVNLASSEMKRLFDWKRICREVRVVTPEFRIREDDRLKTVVVYTKMCRGEMTRHILKNRIGDPQQLKAFEWEGFRLNPTLSKADDWVFTM
- a CDS encoding radical SAM protein; amino-acid sequence: MTSLFHDIIFGPVHSRRLGLSLGVNLLPTDSKLCSFDCIYCECGWNAEHPGGRRFNAREDVRTQLEATLRRMVADGTPPDVITFAGNGEPTLHPEFEAVIGDTIALRDALCPSAKVSVLSNATQLHREEVRRALLRVDNNILKLDSAFDATARLMNNPQSPAYTVRGVVEQMKGFDGRLTVQTMFLRGECDGQKTDNTTEEEVSAWLRLIEEIRPRQVMVYSLDRDTPCRTLEKVPREELQAIAARVEALGIPCSVA
- a CDS encoding TlpA family protein disulfide reductase — translated: MATKKSNRQLWIMLALIVAIVAVILLLPSCGGNSSKKAGDVESTTLVKAGDKAPDFTVEMFGGGKTDLAELKGKVVLLNFWATWCPPCRQELARVQSDVIDRFAGRDFVFLPISRGETHQTVAAFREKTGYSFPMGLDPSQTVYDRYASNYIPRNFVIDRNGKVVLASVGYDPEEFDEMIKTIEKTLE
- the pyrH gene encoding UMP kinase translates to MKYKRILLKLSGESLQGSQKYGLSPEVLQSYAEQIKAAAGTGVQIGIVIGGGNIFRGLTGAKKGFDRVKGDQMGMLATIINSLALQSALEDNGVKAKVLTSIRMEPIGEYYSKARAIEYLEAGYVVIIGGGTSNPYFTTDSASALRGIEIEADVMLKGTRVDGVYTADPEKDPTAVKFDRITFEEVLDRRLKVMDLTAFTLCRENGLGIIVFDMDTPGNLGKVLAGEQIGTLVTGLS
- the frr gene encoding ribosome recycling factor; this translates as MDTKTILNEASGRMQKAIDHLEEELLNVRAGKASPNALNGIMVDYFGSQVPVSGAASVTVPDAKTILIQPWDKNMLRPLEKAIIDSNIGLTPSNNGEQIRLTIPPLTEERRKELVKQIRGEAETARISLRNARRDAVEAFKKAQKEGMPEDESKDGETQSQKLLEKFSKLLDEALLKKEKEIMTV
- the pckA gene encoding phosphoenolpyruvate carboxykinase (ATP) encodes the protein MNKMDLKKYGITGVTEIVYNPSYDELFREETKKGLRGFEKGQETEMGAVNVMTGVYTGRSPKDKFFVMDETTKDTIWWTSDEYKNDNKPVTKAAWKELKKIASQELSGKKLYVVDTFCGANENSRLKIRFIMEVAWQAHFVKNMFIRPTDAELENYGEPDFVVLNASKAKVKNYKKLGLNSETAVVFNLTEKMQVIINTWYGGEMKKGMFSYMNYLLPLKGMASMHCSANTNAKGETAIFFGLSGTGKTTLSTDPKRELIGDDEHGWDDDGVFNFEGGCYAKVINLSQENEPDIWNAIRRNALLENVTVDKKGKIDFSDKSVTENTRVSYPIFHIENIVKPVSKAPAAKKVIFLSADAFGVLPPVSILNAEQTKYYFLSGFTAKLAGTERGITEPTPTFSACFGAAFLSLHPTKYGEELVKKMQKSGAKAYLVNTGWNGTGKRISIKDTRGIIDAILDGSIDKAETKTLPIFDFKIPTALPGVDPKILDPRDTYKNAKDWDVKAEDLANRFVKNFVKFTGNEEGKKLVAAGPKVK
- a CDS encoding immunoglobulin-like domain-containing protein, translated to MRLLLLSLLLVAGCTATAQRRPTARELGELQDSVWRRLDILRTTDRGFAACTPEREAFDGIANAARTSAPKEIASVADAVRSSGTDETEGIVRVRLLRADSAMKARFRRYVHDSPLIRLEGFDPDTTPYPPAPEGTPPPDGLSMDAEYAFYPAETDCVRLTIRYRGDSTVYFGTDYTVCRFQNGRWETLPGADAWNSLLIGIGRPQFPVPGDARQTKEYAYGFTARLAPRVYPSVYARYRICKNVYMENPHRNYLLTADFTVTPFVPFTRFPEQTGDNN
- the dxs gene encoding 1-deoxy-D-xylulose-5-phosphate synthase, whose product is MTPEEYRLLLHIDSPEDLKRLSAEELRAYCDELRRYIVDECSVNPGHLASSLGAVELAAALHYVFDTPADKIVWDVGHQTYAHKIITGRREAFKTKRRLGGISGFPRMSESEYDAFGGGHASVSISAAFGMAKAAELRGEKYRVVAVIGDGSMTGGLAFEGLNNAGASKRTNLLVILNDNNMAIDQATGALKNYLLKISTSVHYNRFKQRLWGILSHTPRLLRLCQKAGNAVKQGLLNKSNLFESLNFRYFGPVDGHNLKELVRTLRALRDIEGPKLLHVMTVKGKGYLPAEHNQPVWHAPGRFNPDTGERISSPGSASRYQDVFGETLVELAERDSRVVGVTPAMPSGCSMNLLMQAMPSRCFDVGIAEGHAVTFSAGLAAAGMVPFCNIYSTFMQRAYDNVIHDVAIQDLPVVMCLDRGGLVGEDGVTHHGVFDMAAFGCVPTLAIAAPMDELELRGMMYTGLQYGHPFMIRYPRGCGEGRMWRGARFETLPVGRGRKLRDGADVALVTVGTVGNAAARAAARAAEEGVSAAHYDLRFAKPLDEELLLEVGAKFRRVVTVEDGALRGGVGEAVAAFFNARGLDVSVRSLGIGDEWVEHGTPAQLYALCGYDEEGILKALLETKQAPVCAE
- a CDS encoding zinc ribbon domain-containing protein, yielding MALINCPECGNSISDQASHCPKCGYQISNHSFFPKTEGCFLQSMNMGCLILVIIFLFSIILSEYDIPEEDLPIIGIITIIVFGIMICYNFFKKKKQNQ